In one window of uncultured Acetobacteroides sp. DNA:
- the carB gene encoding carbamoyl-phosphate synthase (glutamine-hydrolyzing) large subunit has protein sequence MSEIKKFKKIIVLGSGALKIGEAGEFDYSGSQALKALKEEGIKSVLINPNIATVQTSEGVADKIYFLPVTPYFVEKVIEKEQPDGIMLSFGGQTALNCGTELFDSGVLAKHGIEVLGTPVQAIKNTEDRQLFADLLHEIDVKTPRSISCTSVEEALKASEELGFPIIVRAAYTLGGQGSGFCDNRDELLKLADKAFSYSPQILVEESIKGWKEVEYEVVRDRFDNCITVCNMENFDPLGIHTGESIVVAPSQTLTNAEYHKLRRIAIKIVRKVGIVGECNVQYALDPYSEDYRVIEVNARLSRSSALASKATGYPLAHVAAKLGLGYGLHELKNAVTKTTTAFFEPALDYIVCKIPRWDLNKFIGVSKEIGSSMKSVGEVMSIGRTFEEAIQKGLRMVGQGMHGFVGNNDLVFDDIDKALSEPTDMRVYSIAAAFAAGYDIDRVHDLTKIDKWFLVKLKSIFDTKKALQEYDKIESVPADTLKDAKRKGFSDFQIARFVLKDNGRSMHEKLLEVRKYRKDLGILPYIKQIDTLAAEYPAQTNYLYITYNASESDVEQPNDNQSVVVLGSGAYRIGSSVEFDWCSVNALQTVRKQGLRGVMINYNPETVSTDYDACDRLYFDELTFERVMDIIDFETPQGVIVSTGGQIANNLAMKLYDQEVTVLGTSPVDIDRAENRHKFSSLLDELKIDQPRWKELTSMNEIHKFVDEVGFPVLIRPSYVLSGAAMNVVSNHFELEHFLKLAANVSKEYPVVVTEFIENAKEIEIDAVANKGEVIAYAISEHIEFAGVHSGDATMVFPAQKIYFETARRIKKVARQLAKALSITGPFNMQFLAKDNDIKVIECNLRASRSFPFVSKVLKVNFIELATKVMLGMEVQRPDKSIFELDYIGIKASQFSFSRLSKADPVLGVDMASTGEVGCIGENYYETLLKAMLSVGYRVPKKNILLSTGDARSKIELLNSARMLRDKGYNLFATRGSAQFLNDNGVQVTVLHWPDEDAKPNTLDYLRERKIDLVINIPKNLSKSELANDYTIRRSAVDFNIPLITNARLASAFVYAICKYSMDDLKIKSWDEYR, from the coding sequence ATGAGCGAAATAAAGAAATTTAAGAAGATAATCGTACTGGGTTCGGGTGCCCTTAAAATTGGTGAGGCTGGCGAATTTGACTACTCTGGTTCGCAAGCACTAAAGGCACTAAAGGAAGAGGGAATCAAATCGGTACTGATTAATCCCAATATTGCAACCGTACAAACATCCGAAGGTGTTGCCGATAAGATTTACTTTCTTCCTGTAACGCCTTACTTCGTAGAAAAGGTTATCGAAAAAGAGCAACCAGATGGAATTATGCTCTCCTTCGGTGGACAAACTGCCCTCAACTGTGGTACGGAGTTGTTTGACTCAGGTGTTTTGGCAAAGCATGGCATCGAAGTTTTGGGTACACCGGTTCAGGCCATTAAGAACACCGAGGACCGCCAACTTTTTGCTGACCTGCTTCACGAAATTGATGTTAAGACTCCTCGAAGCATCTCATGCACCTCTGTAGAAGAAGCGCTTAAAGCTTCGGAAGAACTTGGTTTTCCAATTATAGTTCGTGCTGCTTACACGCTTGGAGGACAAGGATCAGGTTTTTGCGACAACCGTGATGAGCTGCTAAAACTTGCTGATAAGGCATTTTCATACTCGCCGCAAATCCTTGTGGAGGAATCAATCAAGGGTTGGAAAGAGGTAGAGTACGAAGTGGTTCGCGACCGATTCGACAACTGTATTACGGTTTGTAATATGGAGAACTTTGACCCGCTTGGAATACATACGGGCGAAAGTATTGTTGTTGCTCCATCACAAACGCTTACCAATGCCGAGTATCACAAGCTTCGCCGTATTGCCATAAAGATTGTTCGCAAGGTGGGCATTGTGGGTGAGTGTAACGTTCAGTATGCGCTTGATCCATACTCCGAAGATTACCGCGTTATCGAGGTTAATGCTCGTCTTTCGCGCTCTTCGGCTCTAGCTTCTAAGGCAACAGGCTATCCTTTGGCGCACGTTGCTGCGAAGCTTGGCTTAGGCTATGGCTTGCATGAGCTAAAGAATGCCGTTACCAAAACTACTACCGCTTTCTTCGAGCCAGCGCTCGATTATATCGTTTGTAAGATTCCTCGTTGGGACTTGAACAAGTTTATCGGCGTATCGAAGGAGATTGGCTCTAGCATGAAGTCGGTAGGCGAGGTGATGTCCATCGGACGTACCTTCGAGGAGGCTATCCAAAAGGGCCTTCGAATGGTTGGTCAGGGCATGCACGGTTTTGTTGGCAACAACGACCTAGTGTTCGACGATATCGATAAGGCTCTTTCCGAACCAACCGATATGCGCGTGTACAGCATTGCTGCTGCCTTTGCTGCAGGATACGATATTGATAGGGTGCACGATCTTACCAAAATTGATAAGTGGTTCCTTGTTAAGTTAAAGTCGATTTTCGATACCAAAAAAGCCCTTCAGGAATACGATAAAATTGAGAGCGTACCAGCTGATACCCTTAAGGACGCCAAGCGAAAAGGATTCTCCGATTTCCAGATCGCCCGTTTTGTGCTTAAGGATAATGGTCGCTCGATGCATGAAAAACTTCTTGAAGTTCGTAAGTACCGTAAGGATTTAGGGATATTGCCATATATCAAGCAGATTGATACGCTTGCGGCAGAATATCCTGCCCAAACAAACTACCTGTATATAACATACAATGCTTCAGAAAGCGATGTGGAGCAGCCAAACGACAACCAGTCGGTTGTGGTTCTTGGCTCTGGAGCATACCGTATTGGTAGTTCGGTGGAGTTTGACTGGTGCTCGGTGAATGCCCTTCAAACGGTTCGTAAGCAGGGGCTTCGTGGGGTGATGATTAACTACAACCCCGAGACGGTATCTACTGATTACGATGCCTGCGACCGTCTCTACTTCGATGAGCTTACCTTCGAAAGGGTGATGGATATCATCGACTTCGAAACACCTCAGGGAGTAATTGTTTCCACAGGCGGACAGATTGCCAACAATTTGGCGATGAAACTTTACGACCAAGAGGTAACGGTGCTTGGAACATCGCCAGTTGATATCGACCGTGCAGAGAATCGCCATAAGTTCTCTTCGCTTCTTGATGAGCTTAAGATAGACCAGCCTCGCTGGAAGGAGCTTACCTCGATGAATGAAATCCATAAGTTTGTTGACGAGGTTGGATTCCCAGTGCTTATTCGTCCTTCGTACGTGCTTTCGGGTGCTGCCATGAATGTGGTGTCGAACCACTTCGAGTTGGAACACTTCCTTAAGCTTGCAGCGAATGTATCGAAGGAGTACCCTGTTGTGGTAACCGAGTTCATCGAGAACGCTAAGGAAATAGAGATTGATGCAGTTGCGAATAAGGGCGAGGTAATTGCCTACGCTATCAGCGAGCACATTGAGTTTGCCGGGGTACACTCTGGCGATGCTACGATGGTATTCCCTGCACAGAAGATTTACTTCGAAACGGCTCGACGCATTAAGAAGGTTGCTCGTCAGCTTGCTAAGGCGCTTAGTATTACCGGACCTTTTAATATGCAGTTCCTTGCCAAGGATAACGATATTAAGGTAATTGAGTGCAACCTGCGTGCATCGCGTAGCTTCCCATTTGTATCGAAGGTGCTAAAGGTTAACTTCATTGAGTTGGCAACTAAGGTGATGCTCGGAATGGAAGTTCAGCGTCCTGATAAGTCGATTTTCGAACTCGACTATATTGGTATTAAGGCTTCGCAGTTCTCGTTCTCGCGCCTATCTAAAGCCGATCCAGTGCTTGGTGTGGACATGGCATCGACAGGAGAGGTTGGCTGTATTGGCGAAAACTACTACGAGACGCTGCTTAAGGCCATGCTTTCGGTAGGGTATCGCGTACCAAAGAAGAACATCCTGCTATCTACAGGTGATGCTCGCTCGAAGATTGAGCTGTTGAACAGTGCCCGCATGCTTAGAGATAAGGGGTACAACCTATTTGCAACTCGCGGATCGGCGCAGTTCCTTAACGATAATGGGGTTCAGGTTACCGTTCTTCACTGGCCTGATGAGGATGCCAAGCCAAATACGCTCGACTATCTTCGTGAGAGGAAGATCGACCTAGTGATCAATATTCCTAAAAACTTGAGTAAATCGGAGCTGGCAAACGACTACACCATTCGTCGTAGTGCGGTAGATTTCAACATTCCGTTAATTACCAACGCACGTTTGGCAAGCGCATTTGTGTATGCCATTTGCAAGTATAGCATGGACGATCTGAAAATAAAGAGCTGGGACGAGTACCGTTAA